The segment aaaattacgaaataaggcaatccgccatgatatcttgaacaccaatcagagctcgtgacgtcatctctgaaaacaactcgcgcgaaaacgcgcgaacgtcacatttcgttattgtgaacttccactgcgatctttgtttttaattaattaattgtttataacacgagttatggagcccggatttatcaaggcaaacagcgctaatttgcctagaattgatatcagaTGATTGATTtgatgctgggagagtttttcgcatcaaataaagatttttgttcagctgaatttagaaatgttaaaagttccatgtaagtatactagtttaattaaaaaaacttccatgtaagtgtattagtttaattaaaaacaattttagttataaataattccttaaaattacttttgacaatgtatttgttatcaggtgtaaatgttaatgaaatctattatcatggttctaccctttatttataaattgatttttcttttaggtcctcCAGGCCATCCTATGGTGATGACGCTGTGAGTTACGTACAGCTGAAACGCGACGGCGATTTGTGTGTGGTAAAATGTAAAGTCTGCCCAGAACACAAAGTCCACGCAAAATTGTATGGAGTAACTTTAATAGTAGATGAACAGGAAGAGGCCGTGAAGTCTGTAGCATGTAATGATTGTGTGGCTTCCCAAGGAGGCTGTAAACACGGCATAGCCTTCCTAATGTGGGTCCATCGTCGGAGTGAGGAGCCATCCTGCACATCCATACAGTGCTATTGGATGAAATCGCGACTATCGAGGGTTGGTTCCACCACGAAATTTATAACAGCCAAAGAGTTATCCAATGGCAGACCCAGTGTGCCATCAGATGAAgatgtatttaaaaagtttttagaggaagggagaaaaagaaaacttagcaACTGCGAGTTACTTAAATATCAATCTGACTATGTGTTTGACCAAAAAGAAAGTTTGTCTATGCACAAGTTAGTGCTGAAATATAAAGAAGCATCTTGTGATAAATTTTTGGAAAAGGTTACATTGACCGATGCTGATATTGATAGCATTGAGAAAGAAACTAAAAGGCAACATGAAAGCATCCTTTGGCATGAGTTAAGATATGGCAGGGTAATAGCTTCAAGAGCATTTGAGTTTAGTCGTTGCAAAACCAGTGATGGCACTCTTATCTCATTAATAATGGGTGGGAAACTCCCTGACACATCAGCCATGAAGCGTGGTAGAATATTGGAAGATGAAGTAAGGAAAACAGTAAGTACCAAACtgggaaaaaaaattaagcactGTGGATTAATGTTGTCTAAGAACTATCCTATGATAGCAGGATCACCTGATGGTATCTGTGAAGACagtattattgaaattaaatgtcCCATGAGTgctaaaacgtttaaaaaatatatagtcaaTGGTAAACCAACAATTAAGTTTTATGTGCAGATGCAGCTCCAAATGTACCTTACAGGACTTAAAAAAGGCTACTTTTGTGTGGCTGATAGCAGCTACAgtgcaaataaaaatgtagaaaTAATATGTGTTTCATATGATGAAAAGTATGTATTAAATTTTCTAGATGTTATAGTCTCTTTATGGAAAGAAAATGTATATCCATTACTATACCAAAgttctttgtaatatttaagtaaataaaacacaacattaaaacaaaaatagttttatttaattaatgaatcCTGTAATTTGATTAAAGAACAGGCAATGGTGATGACATCATCAAGTacttttactaaattattatttatacatgcATGTGGCTTTAACATATTAAATTCACGTAGGCGTCGAATCACTCTCTCCACATGTATTCTCAGACTAGCAATTTTTTTAGTTTCCCTTGCCtcattttttgataatttagaCCCAGTTGTAACACTTGGAGGCCGTACTAACTGCACTCCCTGTTGTCGTAAATATGGTTGTACATGTTTAAATCCTCTATCGGCCATGACACACATACCAGGTTGCAGACACTTAATAAAATCACAAGATTCAACTAAACATGTATCTGTTATTCTTCCCCCATAACCTGgtgaaatataatttactaaCCCATTAGGTGTACAGGACACAAGATATTTAATAGTATTAGCTTTTTTGTACTCTGACCATGAGAGTGATTGATTTAAAGCTTTTGAAGGCTTGTGCACCTCTATTTCTAGGCAGTCTTTGATGCAACTTACATTATGGTATTTGTGCCTAAAAGCCATaggtaaatttatttttgttaaatgctTATCTAATTTTACAAGAAAAGGACGCATTATACTAGCTATTAATGGTATACTCCTTAGAAATATTTTGCTAGCATTATGTTGGATCCATTGAAAAATCATCAGCAAGCTCTCTGAATGGGTTATTCAATCTAATTTTTCTTAAACACATAAGTACATGATTTACAGGAATATGTAATTTTTCTGCAATTAAATTTATTAAGTAGAAACAGTTTTTAGGAACTCCAATGTAAAAACGtggattatttgttatttttaatattgttaattCCAGAATTTTTGAATTAACTTGTTTTTTATCTTCTTCAATCAATTCGCTGCAGTCT is part of the Helicoverpa zea isolate HzStark_Cry1AcR chromosome 26, ilHelZeax1.1, whole genome shotgun sequence genome and harbors:
- the LOC124642889 gene encoding uncharacterized protein LOC124642889 — encoded protein: MIRSSRPSYGDDAVSYVQLKRDGDLCVVKCKVCPEHKVHAKLYGVTLIVDEQEEAVKSVACNDCVASQGGCKHGIAFLMWVHRRSEEPSCTSIQCYWMKSRLSRVGSTTKFITAKELSNGRPSVPSDEDVFKKFLEEGRKRKLSNCELLKYQSDYVFDQKESLSMHKLVLKYKEASCDKFLEKVTLTDADIDSIEKETKRQHESILWHELRYGRVIASRAFEFSRCKTSDGTLISLIMGGKLPDTSAMKRGRILEDEVRKTVSTKLGKKIKHCGLMLSKNYPMIAGSPDGICEDSIIEIKCPMSAKTFKKYIVNGKPTIKFYVQMQLQMYLTGLKKGYFCVADSSYSANKNVEIICVSYDEKYVLNFLDVIVSLWKENVYPLLYQSSL